One Streptomyces sp. SAI-135 DNA segment encodes these proteins:
- a CDS encoding AI-2E family transporter, whose translation MSRVPGWIGRLGARLTDVGERLDERRAEVAREEAEADAAEQPARRPEKAAKAVSRPPVVLVPRPDPAQAVPWGVRVAAEAGWRLLVLAGTVWVLMRIISSVQLVVFAFVVALLITALLQPTVARLMRHGVPRGPATALTAILGFVIIGLMGWFVTWQVMENIDDLSDQIQSGIDDLRNWLLKSPFHVTDKQINQIAKNLREAVGANTDQITSAGLEGVQVVVEALTGILLTFFSTLFLLYDGRRIWGWTLKLVPAAARPAVAGAGPRAWRTLTAYVRGTVLVALIDAVFIGIGIYFLDVPMAVPLAVFIFLFSFIPLVGAVASGALAVLVALVTQGVFTAVMTLAVVLAVQQIEGHILQPFILGRAVRVHPLAVVLTVATGGMVAGIGGAVVAVPLVAVTNTVVSYLKAYAEEQSAPAEAEDEVVTTEEEGGSEPPTDAEKPASNSVK comes from the coding sequence ATGTCGCGAGTGCCAGGGTGGATCGGTCGGCTCGGTGCCCGGCTGACCGATGTGGGTGAGCGGTTGGACGAGCGCCGCGCGGAGGTGGCCCGCGAGGAGGCCGAGGCCGACGCGGCCGAGCAGCCCGCCCGCAGGCCCGAGAAAGCGGCCAAGGCGGTCTCCCGGCCACCCGTCGTGCTGGTCCCGCGCCCCGACCCGGCCCAGGCCGTGCCGTGGGGCGTACGGGTCGCCGCCGAGGCCGGCTGGCGGCTCCTGGTCCTCGCGGGCACCGTCTGGGTGCTGATGCGAATCATCAGCTCGGTGCAGCTCGTCGTCTTCGCCTTCGTCGTCGCCCTGCTCATCACCGCGCTGCTCCAGCCGACGGTGGCCCGCCTCATGCGGCACGGCGTCCCGCGCGGTCCCGCCACGGCCCTCACCGCGATCCTCGGCTTCGTCATCATCGGGCTGATGGGCTGGTTCGTGACCTGGCAGGTCATGGAGAACATCGACGACCTCTCCGACCAGATCCAGAGCGGCATCGACGATCTGCGCAACTGGCTGCTGAAGAGCCCCTTCCACGTCACCGACAAGCAGATCAACCAGATCGCCAAGAACCTGCGGGAGGCGGTCGGCGCCAACACCGACCAGATCACCTCGGCGGGCCTGGAAGGCGTCCAGGTCGTCGTGGAGGCGCTCACCGGCATCCTGCTGACCTTCTTCTCCACCCTCTTCCTGCTCTACGACGGCCGCCGCATCTGGGGCTGGACGCTGAAGCTGGTCCCCGCCGCCGCCCGCCCCGCCGTGGCCGGCGCCGGACCGCGCGCCTGGCGCACCCTGACCGCCTATGTGCGCGGCACGGTCCTGGTGGCCCTCATCGACGCCGTGTTCATCGGCATCGGGATCTACTTCCTCGACGTTCCCATGGCCGTCCCGCTGGCCGTCTTCATCTTCCTGTTCTCGTTCATCCCGCTCGTCGGCGCGGTCGCCTCCGGCGCGCTGGCGGTCCTCGTCGCGCTCGTCACGCAGGGCGTCTTCACGGCGGTGATGACCCTCGCGGTGGTCCTGGCCGTCCAGCAGATCGAGGGCCACATCCTCCAGCCGTTCATCCTCGGCCGCGCGGTGCGCGTCCACCCGCTCGCGGTCGTCCTCACCGTCGCGACCGGCGGCATGGTCGCCGGCATCGGCGGCGCCGTGGTGGCCGTACCGCTCGTGGCGGTGACGAACACGGTGGTCAGCTACCTCAAGGCGTACGCCGAGGAGCAGTCGGCGCCGGCCGAGGCCGAGGACGAGGTCGTGACCACGGAGGAAGAGGGCGGGTCCGAACCGCCCACGGACGCTGAAAAACCTGCCTCGAATTCGGTCAAATGA
- a CDS encoding MarR family transcriptional regulator, translated as MCETAGGVMSGHELLAQALAECGRDGFTGELRITGTPGGTFHFGDGRVVAVESPGAPGPEALLLRSGRVSGEQWAELVRESGGSRWPATALIAHGYAGAAQLRVVCALALHDAAFAMAAGRVEECERRATAEPFAQVPLGEPPLRLLQEALRRLTALAALPYPVHPDRERPVRSGTDGGSGTLRHELLRQADGRSTSRDLAFRVGRGVYTVTVEVARMLDEGLLVCAGPPAPLAVRSLPDGDELRPRRPPPVEQPSSPVRTDLPRRKPGNFFRLRNGTPQ; from the coding sequence ATGTGCGAGACGGCGGGGGGTGTGATGTCGGGCCACGAACTCCTGGCACAGGCCCTGGCCGAGTGCGGCCGTGACGGCTTCACCGGGGAGCTGCGGATCACCGGGACACCCGGCGGCACCTTCCACTTCGGGGACGGCCGGGTCGTCGCGGTGGAGTCGCCCGGCGCCCCGGGCCCCGAGGCACTGCTGCTGCGCTCGGGCCGGGTCAGCGGCGAGCAGTGGGCCGAACTGGTGCGGGAGTCCGGCGGCTCGCGCTGGCCGGCCACCGCGCTCATCGCCCACGGCTACGCGGGCGCCGCGCAGCTCAGGGTGGTGTGCGCGCTGGCCCTGCACGACGCCGCCTTCGCGATGGCCGCCGGCCGGGTGGAGGAGTGCGAACGCCGGGCCACCGCCGAGCCGTTCGCGCAGGTCCCGCTGGGTGAGCCGCCCCTGCGGCTGCTTCAGGAGGCGCTGCGCAGACTCACCGCCCTCGCCGCCCTGCCGTACCCCGTGCATCCCGACCGGGAACGCCCGGTGCGCTCCGGCACGGACGGCGGATCCGGGACCCTGCGACACGAGCTGCTCAGGCAGGCCGACGGCCGCAGCACCTCACGCGACCTCGCCTTCCGCGTCGGGCGCGGGGTCTACACCGTCACCGTCGAGGTCGCCCGCATGCTCGACGAAGGGCTCCTGGTGTGCGCGGGACCGCCCGCGCCCCTGGCGGTCCGTTCGCTGCCCGACGGCGACGAGCTGCGGCCCCGCAGGCCACCGCCCGTGGAGCAGCCCTCGTCCCCGGTGAGAACCGATCTGCCCCGCCGAAAACCCGGCAACTTCTTCCGGCTCAGAAACGGAACGCCCCAGTGA
- a CDS encoding transglycosylase SLT domain-containing protein, which yields MLEGNRVSPISVRGFAVASATAVTAVGSVVGVASGSVAQPNDAEATAAGTTLLADIPAGEQAQVQTASLTQQADTQAIAADASAKKIAEESARKAAAKSAIEKKEAAEQAAKEAKERAEAKEKASRSASSFPVQSSYTVAQIQAMAASMVPSGQFQCFSNIVDHESSWNYRAVNASSGAYGLFQALPGSKMSSVGADWQTNPATQIKWGLNYMDSRYGSPCEAWSFWQANHWY from the coding sequence ATGCTGGAAGGAAACCGTGTGAGCCCGATTTCGGTCCGGGGATTCGCAGTGGCCTCCGCCACCGCGGTCACCGCTGTCGGAAGCGTTGTCGGAGTAGCCTCCGGCAGTGTCGCGCAGCCGAACGACGCCGAGGCGACGGCAGCAGGCACGACGCTCCTGGCGGACATCCCCGCGGGTGAGCAGGCTCAGGTGCAGACCGCGTCCCTCACGCAGCAGGCCGACACCCAGGCCATCGCCGCGGACGCGAGCGCCAAGAAGATCGCGGAGGAGTCGGCCCGCAAGGCCGCCGCCAAGTCCGCGATCGAGAAGAAGGAGGCCGCCGAGCAGGCGGCCAAGGAAGCCAAGGAACGCGCCGAGGCCAAGGAGAAGGCCAGCAGGAGCGCCTCCAGCTTCCCGGTGCAGAGCTCGTACACCGTCGCGCAGATCCAGGCGATGGCTGCCTCGATGGTGCCGAGCGGGCAGTTCCAGTGCTTCAGCAACATCGTGGACCACGAGTCCAGCTGGAACTACCGGGCCGTCAACGCCTCCTCCGGCGCCTACGGTCTCTTCCAGGCGCTGCCGGGCTCCAAGATGTCGTCGGTCGGCGCCGACTGGCAGACCAACCCGGCCACCCAGATCAAGTGGGGCCTCAACTACATGGACAGCCGGTACGGCAGCCCCTGCGAGGCCTGGTCGTTCTGGCAGGCCAACCACTGGTACTGA
- a CDS encoding roadblock/LC7 domain-containing protein, with the protein MDHKALALEMRGLREQVTGITDTAVAAADGLLIAADTADSIDPEGLAALAAAGLGLARRTAGATARGALRRTVTYGSHGCAAFYAVGETALMVVLGDEGMDVDHLHRATQPTLNRIGSILTDKASEKASEGV; encoded by the coding sequence ATGGATCACAAAGCCCTGGCGCTCGAAATGCGCGGACTGCGCGAACAGGTCACGGGAATCACGGACACCGCGGTGGCCGCCGCGGACGGGCTGCTCATCGCGGCCGACACCGCCGACTCGATCGACCCGGAGGGCCTCGCCGCGCTCGCCGCGGCCGGCCTCGGCCTCGCCCGGCGCACCGCCGGGGCGACCGCCCGCGGCGCGCTGCGCCGGACGGTGACGTACGGCAGCCACGGCTGCGCCGCCTTCTACGCCGTCGGCGAGACCGCCCTGATGGTCGTGCTCGGCGACGAGGGCATGGACGTGGACCACCTGCACCGGGCGACCCAGCCGACCCTGAACCGGATCGGCTCGATCCTCACCGACAAGGCGTCCGAGAAAGCATCAGAGGGAGTCTGA